Within the Taeniopygia guttata chromosome 1, bTaeGut7.mat, whole genome shotgun sequence genome, the region AAATCTGGATGTGcaaaactgtgtttttaaagTGTCTACAATGGCAAAGCCTCTGCTTTTCAGTGGTGTTTCatgttctttcatttttttaaactgcctCTCTCTTGTGTAAATGCTCTGAGCTCTAGTTTTGGATGCAAGTCCTCTGATGTAGATGTGCAACTAGTAGGGCTGGGCAGTAGGGAGAGAGCATAAGCCTGTTATTTATGAAATAAGAGTTGAAAATAGAAGATGGGCATCTGGAAGAAGTTGCTGTCATATATCCTCCCGCTGGCTAGGAGAATTAGATCATGGTTTACTTAACTCCCATTTCTGACGAAAACAGGATTCTGCTATGGCTTGtcacaaaaattatttgaagctgagaaaaatggggaaaataccCACGGCTCAATAATTATTCCTAAAAATAAGTGCAGTTGCCTCACTCAGATGAAAGGGCTGGATGCAGTTCATGGTCACTGGCTGTAACACTGATTCTTTTCTTCCCATCTACACAATCCCCTGTGCACTGGAAACAGGAGAGGCTCCAACGGACCCAAACATTGTTATTTCCCAACCATAAACatgcaaatccccatccctTAAAGGGGTGTAAATCACTGGCTAACCAAAGCTCAAGGATTACTGGTTTTGTTCCACATTTGTATGGTGACTGACCCAATGGGGTCCTGGTCTATGACTGCCACTACTGCAACACAAATAACTGAAGAGCTCCTCTCGTGTTCTAGCCTCTGCAGCCACATGCCTTCAGCAAACAAGCAATCTTGGCTTCTCCCTTTGCCTCCTACTGCCTTTCAGCCAATAGAGCATGGGAGGGAGAATAAGTCTTGATTGTTTCAGCCTGTTTTGGTAGCTTGCTTCAGTGGGATGGATAGGAGCAACACCCAGCACCCCCTGCTAACTTCCTAACTTCCCCTGTTCTTGTGGCTATATAAATTTCCTTGAGATTGGTACAATACACCATGGAAAACTCAAAATATGGTTTAATAATACAAGGACAAGTGGAAACAACCAAATGGAAACCTgtgtactttttaaaaacaaaccaaaaaaccaccacaaaaccCAGAGGGTATTCAACATTTCCAGGGAAGTCTAATTTGAATTGTCTGGCAAGAAACGTTTTTATACCTTTAGATGCGATCAGTATATTTTTGGCTAGGTATTTTGGCCacaagtattttttattattgttttagtTATTAATTGCATCTATTTAGAATATCTATTTCCTGGCAAGATTTAAGGCTCTGGAAACAGAGTCCACAAACAGTGCTGGATAGGAAGTAACAGATGACTGAGCCAAGCAGGCTCTGTGTGTATAAGTGTGTGAAATGCAataggaaaaatacaaaatgtataatttttaGTCACAGCAAATAACTGATGTGAAATATATCTACTAGAAAAAATTTGCTACCTTTTATTTTACtaatggaggagaaaaattagGAGAGATATCttattgttttaataaaaaagacTTCCCTTATATGTTTTGCTTCACAAGGCTTTAAATTTTCTTCCAATGTGGTTTGTGTGtcatatatttttcataaaatacaaGCTTCCCAAGCcttaaattccctttttttccttatatggAATTACTCACTATTGAGAGAAcattccttctccctttcacaaaattgccatttttttcttaagtagTACAGTATCCAGCAATTTTAACTCCTCAATTTATCAACAATTCAGAGCCAAACTAGGTGGAAAACAACAcctgtttttcatttgtatttgaAATAGTACAAGTTTCTTGATGGAGTGGTAGTCATGAAAGGTTTTGAAGCAAAACTGGCAGAAAAGTAAAGAATTCACTGATCCTTACATATGGGTGCTGATATGGTGGCGGCAACATTGGGTAGAGGTAGAGAAAGTGGTTTGCCCTGAGCTTGAGCCCACAACATAACATAGGAAATAAATGTCTTATCTAACATTTATaagtattatttttccttccccccccccgcccacccctccccccccaatTACCCTTTAAAATGGATATTTACTGCTACTGGACACTTTTGGATGAGGGAGGACTTAATGGAAGAACAAACCCTTTCCTCCACTCAGTCTTATGCAGAGTCTTGTGTGCAACCTCCTCATGCAAAGGATATGTGCACAGCCTTGTTTGCCTGAAAACAGAGCCGGAATTGAGGCAATTTCTTCACCTCTAATTGCCACACAGCACTCCAAATGCCAGGCTCTCTCCTCCTGGCTTACTGCCGTGGTCCCTTTGCTTACATTTTCTTGACTTTTtgtccccttctccctgcttgtTCTCTGGTGGCTCCTTtgcactgcaggaaaaagacTACAAACTTCTTTATGTCTTATTTACTCACTGTCATCCCTCTCCTTACCTGAacttctcttcctttcccatGCAGTGCTCAGCCAAAGTCCCTTGACCCAGAACATTCAAAATGTTGAGTGGTTTTGCATCTCTCTTTACTGTGGACAGAAGCTCAACATTCAACACTATATGCCAGTGATGTCAATATAGGTTACAAATCTACTTTATCagtttaaattacttttaatccAGCTACGACAATAGTGATTAAATCCAAACTGCCATAAATTTGTTTCGGCATCATTAACTTATTTGAAGACATCCATTCAAAACTCCCAAGAGATTCTGCCTCTAGTTACTGaaagacagagacagagacCATACTGTGTTCACATTCAGGAGGTTAATTTGACAAGCAGAAAATGTAGAAGGACAGTGGGCCAGAGAAAGTGAGTTTAGGTTTTGGCAGAATTCAGCAGGAAGGTGCATGGTTTGCTCACAAGGCCACAGCTGTGAATGATTGTGAGCAGGTCCATGAGTTTGCATCCACTGTACGTCAGTCAAGGGCAGAGAGAAAACCAAAGGGAAATGCATCAGTCTGTCAAAATTCCAGGTTCCAGTTCAAGGTCTACAGAACATACTGGGAGAAGAGGAAGTAAAGTCCTGTGAAAGACCTCTGGCAAAAGATTTTTTATTTGACAATCTTTCAAGATTAATATATTGCTATAAGTCACTCGCTCTTCTCACTGATGGTGTGGATTGAGCTATAGGTCATAGGCTTTTATTTAGCCCAGATGGCAGCCAAAGTATCAAAACACCTTGGATGGTAATTAGGCAGCCTATGTAAAATGCATGGCTCATGTCTCTGACAAGGTTTAATTAGGCAGCTCTCCTCATTACAAAACAAGTTCAGCAATTAGCTCACACAGGCAATTCCACTTGCAGCATGAAGGAAAAATAGGCTGGAGTGTCAACCACTGACTCCCTTCAAATGAGCATCCTGAGAGCAGGGTTGTGATAGGCTGCGCAGGGAGACACGTTATGCTGGTGATGTTTGATCTattcctgctctgcagcccaaGGAGTTGGGTTTCCCTGTGTGTCAGTCTGGCTGGCACCTGTGCTTTTTCATCCTCTGGCAGTTTTCGTTTTTCTGTTTGACAGCTGTCTTAATTTTGGGCACCCTTGCTTCCCTCAATTAGAAGTTTGGCAATGATGGACTGTTGTTTGTCATTCACAGGTTTTAAATTATCAACTTTAACAAGTTGGTATTGTTACTTATGTAAAGAATTGTTATTTTCACAtactaataaatattaaaagacttatagaaattaaatattcaaaacTCCAGGCtgcttccatgggcagggatctGGCACTCTGGCTTTTGTCTGATATCAATACCAATGAGAAGACAGGTGTAGGTTTCACAACACATTTGTTTTTAACTGTGGGAATATGGTATTACTCAACAAAATTGATATTTTGGGTTATTCTTGATCTTTGAAGTGGTGAAAAGAAATTACTCATTAGACAAAAACTTCTCAGCCATTTCAGATTTGCAAATTCTCCCCTCTGCAGTTGCAGTTTCTGTGTATATGCATATGGTGCTGCACCTGTACTGTGAATTGTAAACAGTTTCCAATAAATTTCTCAttctgttttgggtttttttctgttttatatgAACGCCTCAGAAGTTGTTCATGGATCTGTTGGCATGTCTCGGCCATGCTTTGGAAGCAACTAGATTATTCAACCTGCAGCATCAATGCCTTTTAAAACCCATTCTAGGAGTCTCTTCAGTGTAGCAACACAATGTGTTGTGTCCCAAATTATTCCATGCTTTGTTTAGAAAACTAGTGCTTCATGAGCCTTGCAGCTTGACTATATCAAAATGCCTGTTTTAAAAGCCTTTCCCTGAAGCATGTTTCCAGGCAGGATTTGTTGATTTAAATAGCTGTGTGGCTCACAAGTTTGTGAGGTTAAAAATGCAGTAGGAAACCACTGTAAACATCGCGTCACCAGCTGAGGAGGATCTGGAGACACTGTGTCGAATGGGCAAGAAGAAATTCACTTTAAATACGGCTTGGACGGCTGCCTAGAAAATGAGAGGGATTCAGTAGCTGAAGTTTACATTAGGAGTTGTGTTGGATGTTTCTCCCCATAAGCATAAGCAGCCAGACTCGTCAGCCTGCAGAGTTTCAAGGCACTGCACTTAAAAGTGATTTCTTCCTTTTGCCAGATGTGGTTTGCTCCTGTTGGCATCTGTGGTAAAAATGCAGCCTAATCAGCTGGAGCATGCTGAGGCCTTTCAAGAATATTTATGGATGTGCATGGTTACATGGTCCATGACATAGAACCAATAAACATAAAAGtgaatctttttttcctcttgtataAGCTAATGGTTTATGTGTAAAACTAAAATTCACCAGCTGTCTTGGTGAATTTTAGCATTCAGCAGAATCATGGCTGCTTAGGAGAAAACATGAGTACTTACTGAAAGAAATATTAAGAGATTAGTCTGTGGAGCAGTAAACACAACTAAGTAGTTTTAAGTCCAGGTTGTCTTAAGGAAAGAAGATTTCCCAAACACATGGCTATAAAGAACAAAAGTTTATAGAATAATTTCTTCAGCATGCCtagaaattattctgaaaatgGTCAATTTGAGTGAAAGATAAAGAGAAGTCCAGGGATAAATTCTTCTATCACTAGAGGGAagcagttgtttttttcccctacctATCCATACTCTCCTTTTATTAGCTCCCTGAGCTGAACCCATTCGACTCAATTCAACAGAAAATCCCTCGCTTTCTTCCTGGATTAGTTTTCTGCTGTTCTAAAGTGTTGAATTGGCTCAGCAGCAGATGAGAAAAACCTGCTTAAAAGTCTAGGCCAGGAGCACAAGAAGAGAGAAGGAGACAGGTCATTCCCCTTTTCTGGCAGCAAGGCCCCAAGCAATGCAAGCGTTCTCTTACAGCTTCGTCTCCCTTTGTGCTCCTTTGTGACATGACCTCGTCCCAAAACGTTGTGAGATTGCTTGACCATCTTTGCTTGACCATCTTTATGAGAAACAACAGGAAAGGCACAGGAAGACTTTTAGCCTTTGGTTATTTTGCCTGTATTCCTCAGCAAATGGACAGATTCAAGCCTAACCTCCAACACCTTTTGTCCCTAAGCCAGGTTGTGCTATAGACCAAGCACCAGTGCTCGGTGGGGATGTGTGTGGTTCAGGTAGGATTGATCATATGTGATTGAGCAAAAGAGATTTGACATCAACAGCAGGGCCAGGTCCTTGTCTTTTTTGGGCTGTGAGCTGTGCCTAGTCACGTCCTCGACAGTTCCCCCTTCTGCCTTGCATCCATTGTCTTTCATCCTGCTTGTGCTATTGACGTCATGCCCTTGTATCTTCTTGTCCCCTACTTCTTAACCTCGCTTTCCCTCTGTGTCACTATGGTCTTTAAAAAGGATTGTTTGTAGACACTTTTAttagcagaaagaaaaacagaggaaGACCACAGAGAGGAGGAAGCCACAGAATAAACAACAATTGAACTTCATCATGAGAATTTCTTTTGGTtcattgcaaaaataaataaatgccttCATATCAGCCGGTAAGGAGAGGTGGACAAATCTGTTTTATTGTCTAGAACAttgtttttctaattttgtATCTTGCAGGAGCAATGACAGCATGTCTGAAAATGTCAAAAAGtttctgagatattttttttacctCTCCCTGACTctaattctaaatattttcatcaACACACAAACATAATCTTAACTCCTGACGCATTCTCATGGAATAGCACCTGATAtctgttttcatatttctgGCCATAAGTAAACATGACAGAGTCTTCCCCAATGAATATTTAATACAACTGGTATTTTAGCTGCTCAGACAGCTTACATTTAAAACGAGCAAGAGACAGACAAGAGCAACACTCCGTAGCTATGGCATGTATAAACATCAGGTTTACCTGACTTCAGGACAAGTGCCAGAATCTTCCTCCTAAGAACAAGTGAAGCACTCCACTGGAGAACACCCTGGCTGATGCACCTGGGGCCGTGACTCCCTTTGCCTGAGCATTCCCTGCATGTCCCCTGCCACCTGCTCTTCTCCTTGGGTCATCCTCTGGGATTAACTGGCCCAGCTGCCTCCACGGCCGTGCCCGCAGCTCACCGATGTACGGAGCAGGGCAATAACCACAGGCAGATGCCAGCCCAATCCCATGGGGACGGGGAAGGAAGGGGATCCCGGGGGTGGCcgagcagcactgcagcattgCTGTTGCATGCAAAGCCACGGGCTCAGTGCAAGCGAGCTGCTGCCTCCTCGTCGTGCTGTGCgccctgtcctgctggcagTCATGGGGCTGGGTAAGGCTGACCCGGTCCTGCGTTCCCGCGGCAGTCCTTCCTTACAGCGGCTCTGACAACAGGATACATCTCCCGCTGTACGCTCCCTCCGCAGCAGCCGGGCACGCAGCCGGCGCTGGGCTTAGCGCAGCGCGATCCTCCTGAAGCAGCCGCGCTCCCGGTGGCGGCCGGGCGGCGCCGGGCGGCGCTTCCCGCTGGCGGTGGCGTTGTTGGCAGGGCTGCGGCCGCCGGGACAGCCGGCCGGGCGCACCTGCaccgcccggggccgcccccgccccgccccgccccgccccgccccggccccgccgcgctaTAAGAGGGACAGCGGCGGGGTCGGGCACTTGCACtggcggcgggaggcggcggcggcgctggggcATCTCCGCCCGCCGCCATGAAGTCTCCTGCAGCCCAGCGCCCGGCGGGGCAAGGTGGGAGCGGCGGGCGGGACCCCTTCGGGCGGGacccttccttctctcccttccctctctttctcttccgTCCCTTTCCCTCCGCCGGGATGGAGGGGGCGGGcggggtcagggtcagggtcgGGCGGGTCCGGTCCGGTCCTGACGCCGCTGCCACCGCCCAGCAGCGCCGGGGGAGGACGGCGGGGGCCTGGCGGAGGCGCTGGGCGAGTTCGACGCGGTCCTGGCCGAGTTCTCCTGCCCCGCCGGCCGGCGCCGCTTCTTCTACGGCGAGCACCTGGCGCGCATGAAGCGGCGGAGCAGCGCCAGCGTCAGCGACGGCAGCGGCCTCAGCGACTCCGAGAGTGAGTGTCCGTCGGTCCGGCCGTGCCGGtccccggggcggggggcggccgggAGCGACGCTCCAGAGCGGGTGCTAAACCAGCACGTCGCCCTCTTTGAGCGGGCAGGGATCCGGGACGGGAACCCGTCTGTTTCCGTAAAAGCGGTGCCTTGTCTTTCGCGTGCTGGGTTGGAAGTGCAGGGACGCGTGGGCTGGCCCCGCTGGTTTTACTCGCTGGTGTTGAACGAGGGGCGAGTGACAAGCGGAGCCTAAAGAGCTGTCTCTGGGAGAAGGTCGGGCTGCAGGACGTCCTGGCATCTGCAGAGAACGATGACTCTTAGGGGGACCGTCTTCACAGGGACTGTCCGCTGTGTTTCGGTAACCAGAATCATCTGGGCAGAGCGAGCGAACCAAAATGTGCTTTCCACAGCAGGTGGAAACTCAGCCAGGTTCCCCGTTGTAAGAATggtcatccatccatccgt harbors:
- the RGCC gene encoding regulator of cell cycle RGCC isoform X2; its protein translation is MKSPAAQRPAGQAPGEDGGGLAEALGEFDAVLAEFSCPAGRRRFFYGEHLARMKRRSSASVSDGSGLSDSESADSLYRNSFSLSDEKLNSSSASTPSLPSPSVTPCKAKLGDTKELEDFIADLDRTLASM
- the RGCC gene encoding regulator of cell cycle RGCC isoform X1 codes for the protein MKSPAAQRPAGQAAPGEDGGGLAEALGEFDAVLAEFSCPAGRRRFFYGEHLARMKRRSSASVSDGSGLSDSESADSLYRNSFSLSDEKLNSSSASTPSLPSPSVTPCKAKLGDTKELEDFIADLDRTLASM